In the genome of Kitasatospora cathayae, one region contains:
- a CDS encoding ATP-binding protein, which translates to MSDSPMNPGPAAHARVILLSGPSGSGKSSLAERSGLPVLQLDDFYKDGDDPTLPRLPDGAVDWDSPLSWHRDQAVAAIRALYEHGRTGVPVYSIPDNGRVSTRPLDLGGATAFIAEGIFAAEIVAECAAEGLLGDALCLRNGALTTAWRRLRRDVREGRKSLPVLLRRGFRLMRAERAIVGRQVELGSYPCAGPEAERRVRAAAWAGEFSAV; encoded by the coding sequence GTGAGTGACTCCCCCATGAACCCCGGGCCGGCGGCCCACGCCCGGGTGATCCTGCTCTCCGGGCCGTCCGGATCGGGGAAGTCCTCGCTGGCCGAACGCAGCGGTCTGCCGGTGCTCCAGCTGGACGACTTCTACAAGGACGGGGACGACCCGACCCTGCCCCGGCTGCCGGACGGCGCCGTGGACTGGGACTCCCCGCTCTCCTGGCACCGCGACCAGGCCGTGGCCGCCATCCGCGCCCTGTACGAGCACGGACGCACCGGGGTGCCGGTGTACTCGATCCCGGACAACGGCCGGGTCTCCACCCGCCCGCTGGACCTGGGCGGCGCGACCGCGTTCATCGCCGAGGGCATCTTCGCCGCCGAGATCGTCGCCGAGTGCGCGGCCGAGGGCCTGCTGGGCGACGCCCTGTGCCTGCGCAACGGCGCGCTCACCACGGCCTGGCGCCGGCTGCGCCGGGACGTCCGGGAGGGCCGCAAGTCGCTGCCGGTGCTGCTGCGCCGGGGCTTCCGGCTGATGCGGGCCGAGCGGGCCATCGTCGGCCGGCAGGTCGAGCTCGGCTCGTACCCGTGCGCCGGGCCGGAGGCCGAGCGGCGGGTCCGCGCGGCGGCCTGGGCGGGGGAGTTCTCGGCGGTCTGA